The following proteins come from a genomic window of Helicobacter canadensis MIT 98-5491:
- the ribD gene encoding bifunctional diaminohydroxyphosphoribosylaminopyrimidine deaminase/5-amino-6-(5-phosphoribosylamino)uracil reductase RibD produces the protein MVDDNFYLELAIKEAWKTQCQTLPNPAVGALILDHNGRILALQAHQEAGKPHAEVLALKEAYFNLTQDSNILPLEQSIQIHEYLKQKAHSLFHNATLYVTLEPCMHEGKTPSCAALLESLGIKKLIIGTKDPNPKAQGGAEYLQQRGCKIIKAWENKELQKSSILANDLLLPFNSLQKKGNFILFKYACRLNGSINGGQISSKETQIFMHNLRCKLDELVISGKSVLIDNPILDSRFNSLQSQKNPNITILTRKNDFPQTAPLFSIPNRQVRILHSIPNFSGFIMCEGGINLLQNLLPQIDMLLVFLSPTLSTYDLAPHFNANFKLLHSQPIRNDLALWLLPKKEC, from the coding sequence ATGGTAGATGATAATTTTTATTTAGAACTTGCTATCAAGGAGGCTTGGAAAACTCAATGCCAAACCCTACCCAATCCAGCTGTTGGTGCTTTAATCTTAGATCATAATGGCAGGATTCTAGCCCTACAAGCACACCAAGAAGCAGGAAAGCCTCACGCTGAAGTCTTAGCGCTTAAAGAGGCTTACTTTAATCTCACACAAGATTCCAATATACTCCCTTTAGAACAATCCATTCAAATACACGAATATTTAAAACAAAAAGCTCATAGCTTATTCCATAATGCCACTCTTTATGTTACTTTAGAACCCTGCATGCACGAAGGCAAAACGCCCTCGTGTGCCGCACTACTAGAATCATTAGGAATTAAAAAACTTATTATTGGCACAAAAGATCCTAACCCAAAAGCACAGGGTGGAGCAGAATATTTACAACAAAGGGGATGTAAAATTATCAAAGCTTGGGAAAATAAAGAACTTCAAAAAAGCTCAATTTTAGCTAATGATTTATTGTTACCCTTTAATTCCTTACAAAAAAAAGGGAATTTTATACTTTTTAAATACGCCTGTAGATTAAATGGCAGTATCAATGGAGGGCAAATTAGCTCCAAAGAAACACAAATTTTTATGCATAATCTGCGTTGCAAACTTGATGAACTCGTTATTTCAGGTAAAAGTGTGTTAATTGATAACCCAATACTTGATTCGCGTTTCAATTCCCTACAAAGCCAAAAAAATCCCAATATAACCATTCTTACACGCAAAAACGATTTTCCTCAGACTGCGCCACTTTTTTCTATCCCAAATCGCCAAGTTAGAATACTACATTCTATTCCAAATTTTTCAGGCTTTATAATGTGTGAGGGGGGAATAAATCTTCTCCAAAACCTCCTACCTCAAATAGATATGTTACTTGTCTTTTTAAGCCCTACTCTATCCACCTATGATCTAGCACCTCATTTCAATGCAAATTTTAAACTCCTTCATAGTCAGCCAATCAGAAATGATCTAGCCCTATGGCTTTTACCAAAGAAAGAGTGCTAA